The nucleotide sequence CCACCCCAAGGGAACGGGGTCGGTGGTCGAACATGCGGCCGGACTGGGTAGAAGAGAACGCCTAACAGGGTGCGGCGCTCTGCTTCGGCATGCATCCGGGTTTTGGGAGGCCCCACGTCACACAGGGCCTCGCCCACCCACTCCCGAGGGGGGCGTGCGGCCGAAGAACGGGCACGCGCAGCCCCCATGTGATCTTGTAACGCCTGGAAGTTGTCTACGACGATCCCGCGGGGTGGGCATGCTTCTGGAATCCTTCGAGCCCTGCAGGGATTTCTCGGCTTCCCGCTGACGGCGCACCGCGCAAAGCCGTCGCCTGTTCCTGCGATGAACTGCGCCAACGAAAACGATTGGCACAGTCCCCCACAGCCCAGAAAAGTTGGCCGAAGCGGGGGTGCTCGCCGCAGCGAATTCTCGACAACCCCACTTCCCCCGAACGAGCCAGGGCCCCCCCCGCCAACAGGCCCAGCGAGGACAGGCCAGAAGACTGATCGCCACACAAGCGGAAGAGCGCGAGTCCCCCCTTAGGTGCGCCTTCCATTCGCCAACCAGCACTCTTGCAAAGAAGGAGCGAAGGCCAATGATGCAGACAGGATGGATCGGGGCTGAGGCGTGGAGACCTTCAGCTGCCGCTTCCACCGCGGCCGTGCTGGCCACCTCGTTGCAAGGTATccctgcgcgcgcgcatcCAAACTGGAGGTGAGCTCCCCATCCGTTGTTCACCAAGAATGGTGAGCAGGAGCGGATTTCGCTCTCAACTGCGGATGTTTGGCGCAAAGGGCCGGCGCCCAGCGCAGCCAAAAGGGACCGGCCACCGGCCACGGGAAGAAGCAACCGTTTTTCTCACGGCACAGCCCCGCAATGGGAGGGACGAGCTTCCGAAGACCTCTGCGCATTGCAATGCTCTCCACCCTGCGGCTGCTAGCTAGGGGGCCGCAGTCCTCGGTGATGGTTCGTCGGGCAGTCGTGCTAAAAGGGTTGGGTGGcaggatggcggcggcggctgggcaGTGCGGGTGTCACCAGGCACTGCCGTCCGAAGCTGTGGCGTAGGGTGCTCTAGGGAAACCACGGAGGGCGTCAATAGATGCGACATGCTTTGTAATGACACGGTTGCCCTCTGCCACAGTGTGTGAATGGTGTAAAGGCGAACGGATGCCAATGGACACGCCATGCGaagacgcgcagcgccaggGTGCGCAGGGGAGATGTTTCGGGGGGCCTCGCGCGGAAGCGTGGGCGAAAACCCATTCCCAACCACCAGCCCGGCAACAAAGCCACCCGTCCCCGCCCAGCCCGCTGGCGGGAAACGGGGCTTTGGCGGCGGGGGTCACCCAGTTTCCGCAAACCTGGATAGTTCGTGGGGCATTAATCGTCTTCGCAACACTTTGATTTGCAGAGGGGCAAGGAGTCGGAGTCCAACAGCACCGACCCCTCATCGAAAGCAGGGGGAAGACAAGTGACAAGTCGGTGAGGACGAACGCGCTGGCGAATCAGCTTGGGTTTGGCCGTGTCCCTCATTGTCCCCCATCCAGACGCAGAGCCATACGACAGCCTGGCGTCGCCATGGCCGGAGACAAATTGCCTCATATCGCACCGCGCATgtccctttctctcgttgCATCAGTGCCCGTTTCTTttgcaacacacacacacgtcacaAATCTGAACGCTCACAATTCACAGACACCGCAACATCGTAACTCCCCTCTTCGACTGTCACTGCTGAAAAGCCCAGTCTCAGACTTTCCTGGACGCCTCGACATTCGCCTTTGCCATGTTCATCAAGAACTCTTTCACCTTCCGGCGCTGCCCAGCAAAGTTGCCAACGATTAGGAGATGTGcattcagcagctcctgctgctcctgtgaAATCCCGGCCATTGTCAAGGATGGTGCAAGACTGGGAAAGAGCCTCACGTAGGGTTCGCTGATCCCGTAAGCCACATTTTCACGTTCACGAGGCGGCAATTCGCCGTCCAAAGTCTGGGTCACGTACGAGACGAGCCGCGAATAGACCACCACCCGCACCTCCGTCAAGGCTGCTTCCACCTCCGGTGAGACTGTGGTGTCTGTGGTGAGGTTAACGATGGAGATGAGAAAACTCTGTGCTGTACGGTTGTCAGCGCCGCTTTCAAAAATGCTcatcgccacctctgccgccgcgagaagaagcgcttTGTCGCGCTTCCATGAGTGGCTGTCCAGCACATGGCTCCGCATAAAATTGATCACATCTTTTGCGTAGTAGAGCCATTGCTTTGACTCCACCACATCATCACATGTATTGCGCACccttgcctcctccacccgtTGCTGACGCACCTGCTCCTTTCGCTGAGCGAAAAATCGGTGGAGAAGTTGAAAAATGTAAATTAGCAACGTCGGGTGCTCCTTGCCAATCGGAAGCAAGCACTTCTccgtgagagagcgagtaaCATGTGTGGGTATCTGAGCGCTGGTCGTGAGGGCAGTGATGACTTCACCAAACCGTTCCGCTGGCAAAATGGGGCTCAGTTCTCCAAAGACTTGGTATAGAGCGACACGAATATTCATAAGAATAGCGCGAGCTCCACGCAGTGCGTTGGCCAAGTGTGCATCACTCATGCGTGTCTTACCAGGCAAAAACAGATCTCTTTCTCCCGCTTCCTGCTCAAGTATGCTGCGGTACTCAGGCGGTAGATCGCTCGGCTGCATACTGTGGATGCTCAAGAGCAGGTGGCCGATCAGTGGGAACAGTTGCGTTGCCTTCTCTACCACGTATGGTGTCATCTGGCAACGACGAAAGACGGCGGCGATCGTGTTCAAACATCCTTGCAGCACACCCCTCGCGTCCTTGTCGTCTGGTGTAGCTGCGCACATAATGTGATTGAATATCTTTTGGCTTTGGAGAGCTGGAGAAGTGGCCAGCATGTTCACAAGCGGGTTCACGATTGTCTGCAAGTAGGCGTCAGACTCGTGAGCCGGCAGAATAGCTGTGAGAGCAATAAGGGCCTCGTACAGGAGGGAACGCTCCATTCCATTCGCACGCATCAGCATCGGCTCCAGCTGTTTCATCAGAGAAGGAGTCCGTGGTACAAAGCGGCGGCTGTGTTCGACACACATTTGCACCAGAAGCGTGTGCGCCCGGCGCCGTGCAGCGGAGACGTCGATGTCGTCAGTGCATCGACTACCCTCGTCGCCGATGCACTTTAGAAGGATATTAATGGTTCCCTCCCATACATTCATGTCAGCGCCGTCGCGCACCTTCCAGAAGTAAGAGAGCATGTTAAGATAGACAGGTCTGAGCACCGCGTCAGAGGGCTCATGGGCCAACAACgtcgacacacacgcattgACATTCACAGACGATAACTCGAAAGCGGCCGAGAGGCACTCCATCATGAACTGGGTAGCCTCCCAGTAGACGAACGTCAGGCTACTCTGTCGCACAAAGTGATTGCGAGTACGCGGGTCTTCTGGGGTACCTTGGGGGTCAGGCAGGTCGACTAAGAGGCTCAGCACATACTGATTCGTGCGTTCCGGGTACATGCGAGCTAGCTGAGTCAAGATCTTGCTGGCACCTCGTCGGAAGTCAGCAAAGACCTCCTCGAACAGCTGCACAAAGCCAAACTGCTCTCGAGAGAGCTCTTGCCCTTCTGGGCTCTTGCCTTGCGTGGGATGGCATAGGTTCTTggggagcagcagacgcagtCCGTTATAGATTTCAACCGCATCCACATAGCGAaacgcctcctctcccatgCGCTCCATCAGCTGCACAGCCTCCTGCCCGAACAAGATACTGGGTATGGAAAAGACCGGCATGAGGCTCTGAACCAGTAGCACACCCTCCAGCTGCACAAAGTCCTTGGGAAGCTCCAACGTTAGGTTAAGAATTTCATCCAACGCGGCAATGTCACCCTCAGCAACCAATGCGGGTATCTTCCGCAGCACAATTGTGAGCAGAACGCGCAGGACGGCCGCTTTGTTAACATCGCTGCCCGAGTAGGAGCGCAGCAGGGCGGTGGCGCACGTTAGAACCGGATGCTGCGCCGGCACCCATCGCAGTAGTACCTCCATCGTTGCTGCCAGATTATGTTCTTGCCATACACAGAACTGTAGCTGAGGGGCGAGGATACCAATCATGTTGAACGCAGCCTCGACGCACAGCCCCAAGTccggcgccagcgccgtggACTGCTCACCACCAGAGGCCATGTAGTACGTGTACAGACTCATGGTGACGGCACTCAGAAGCTGACTTCCCTGCTTCGTCACACTGCGCTTCAGCCTCCCGATAGACTCGCGTGGCACACGATCGAAATCAGGCTCGACCAGCGCAACTATCAACTCGCTCAGAAGCAGCATTCGGCGGGGCTGGGATTCGATTCCTGCGCACAGGGACCCAAGTATTTGATCGACCACCGCGTCCTCTGAGTAGATTACGCACTCGATGAGGAGCTCCATCAGGTCCGCCCGCAACAAAGGCCCTAACGTCGGCTCATTGCAGTACCAAGAGAACAAATCCATCACAGGGAGTTGTGTTGTTTGTAGCACGCGAGCGTGCAAGGCGTGGCGTAGCAGAACCGCACCATACGCCTGAACTGCCACGCCTTCGTTCGACGTCTTAAGAAGTCCGATACCGATCTGTGCCACATCTGCAGCGGGCAGACCCTTCTCCCATTGCATCAGTTGGAGAGTGCAGTCTTTTCTGTGATCATTGTTGGTGCTCCCGTACAGCCCACGCAGCAAAGTGATAGCATCGGCTAGTGACATGGTGAGCTAGAAATCAATTGCTGAGCAGAAAGGTGATACACTCTGTGCTGATGCACTCGGAAAAGGATAATTacgttgctgttgcttcaCAATGAGCGTTGGTCACCTGCAGAGTTTCACCTCTACGCGTTCCCCTTCGAGCCTGTGCGGATATTCAGCAAGACACCTCAGGATCTCTCTGACCTTCAACGCTTCTGCTTCAGAAAATAAAGAGATCTCTTTGGCTCAGACAAAAGGCTGCTTCCATACAGAGATACTTGGGTTTATGTGGCTGTCTGAGTGGCGCACGCGACCATGACCCGTCTTCCGAAGGGAGAGCCCACAGAAGTAGCTCCGCAGACAAGAAATGAAACAGTAAGGAAAGACCTACCCATGTAGGTGGAAGAACTGTCAACACaaagagcagaagaggggTGGCCAAACTGGTAGGGATAAGTGGAAAGCAGCGTAAGACAACAGACaggagaaagacagagatgCTGCACTCTCGACAGGGTTTTCAACATTCCTTGGGTATGGTCGTTCATAGAAAAAGGCCAGCCGAATCCTCATTCTGAGCCCATCTTTAGCATGGCGTCGACCATTCTTTTTGGTCTTCTTCAGTCTTTTCCCCCATCGCGCTTTGGTCACTCATTTAGTTTGCCAGAAGTGTACTTGGATACGAGGTGCAGCACAAGCACTGGGCCAGGTGCGCTTCAGTCCCTGAAGTTGTGAtgactgctgcagcgcacagcTACAGAGGCAGGAAAAGCACGGTGAGCTCAAATGCGATGAGGATTGTGAGTACTGGTCTCATATCCACTTCTACTTCTTTCTCAGTAATGCCCCCGTGGCAGGTTGCATGATGACTTCTCAGCAGGTGCCAATGAAAGGGCGGTTGTGGCATTTGCGTCTCCGACCACGCGGCACTCACGCACCGAGCTCCCTGGCCTCATCACCCAGTCTAAGCGACGGCAACAGCCCCAGTTGGTTGGCTTCACTACGGTTGTTTGTCCGTCCACAGACCAGCGGGACAGGTCAGATAAGGTGAAGCTGCATTGAAAGAAGGTGGCGCCAGCTGCATCCCAATCAGACAGGTCAGCCCTGTGAAACACACAATGAGAGAAATGCGCccgacgtgctgctgctgcggacgcGTCGGTAGACAAGAATGTGCAAGAGTAAAACTGAGCACCTGCCAGATTTGCCTTCCGCAAGTCACACAAGTTGAACGTGCAATGCGCAAAGTAGGTGCCAATAAGAATAGCCTCGGAAAGATCGCTTCGATTAAAGCTAGCAGACAAACGTGTGCCGGAGAGGTCGATCCTGTGCAAGTCACGGCCCTCAAGCACAGTTCCGATCTCCTTCCGTGGACGCCACGCGGCTGAAGAGCTCAATGAGTAGGCAGACTTTTTGGCTGTCACGGAAGGATCTGCTTTGATAATCAAGAGGGATGAGGAATCAGGCTGCGTGGACTCAATTTCGATAGCAGAAAGAACAGAATCGCGTAGAAGGTGCCGCGCGCAGCCTACCGCAGTTCCTGAGGTCAAGCTGGGCTTCTGCGTCGAGTACTCCGAGGAAACAGATGGTGCAGATCCATCGGTGGACGCCTCTGCCAACCGTGATGAGCGAAGCAGGAAGAGCGCTTCGAGGATCTGGCCCATGGCTTCTGCGTTAACACGGCGACTCATGGCAGCACAAGCGCGTCGTTTATCTAGTAGAGCCGCCTCTTTGTTCGGCAGTGTTGAGAGATGAAATAGTAGAAGCCAGAATGAAAAAAATAGTCATGAAGTTGCACCTTTCATCTTTGTGCGCACAGTTCCGCTGCGCAAGCTGCGTTAAAATGAGCAGCCCACACGCTAAGCTCCAAACATTCGGTACGCAACCACGTAGAGGCCCACATGTGCCACTCTTCATCATTACACATACACGAGAAGCACtgagagagcagcaaaggCAAACAAAGACGACACCAGCGCGATACCTGCTGGGGGATGCCTTCTAGAGCGCGAACAAAAGGGGTATGCATACGCTGGTGCACTTCTGCTTGTCTTTCGAACTGTTGAAAGTACAGGTACACTGGCCATCCAGGTGAAGGTATACAATTTCAAGACACGGCCACGGGAAGAAGGTGGTGCTTCCGCAGCAACCAACCGCAGCTTGCTGAACGAAAAGTACGTTACTGAGACGTGCACAGGCCGCAGTGAGTTCGCGTGCACGAGAAAAACGAAGGCTGTGAGACCTCGACGATGAAGAGAACATTTTGCGCGAAAATGAACGGTACTTGGGTTGAGCAGGAAGAATGACGCACTGCTCATGGGCAGTGGTGCGTGTGATTATCCTGTTTCTGTAATTTTTGATCCTTCTCTTTACATTCTCCACCTTGTCTTTGATGACTTCGATAGGCGGCGAAACGGTACTAAGGGGCCGCTGTCGATGGAGCGAGCGGTTTGTAGATCTGCGCACACCACAAATGGCCCTGATGCACTCGGTGGAGCGCCAGAAGATACTGGGGAGCGCGAAGCTTGGCGACGATCGTACTCGCAGTACCCCAGGGCAAAGCAGGGATGATAAAAGTTCCCTCTGGCATCAACGTGGTGCACCGGGCAAACATcgtgggcgtgcgtgttgcTCGGAATAGAACTATCCATGTGGACCGGCGCCACAGAGCGGTGGCGTGAATTGCTCTCACGGCTAAGGATTTCTGCTATCGCCTCCACATCCTCGTCCTGATTCTCTTCTGAGCCATGAAGTACATGCACTGCCTCGCGGTTCAAGGCGCACATGCCTCGCACAAACGCCTCCTTGAGCTTCTCACTCAACCTGCtatccttttctctctccacctccaaTTGCCTCTGGTACTCTTCGATCTGCCCAAGTAGCTCCTGCTCGCGGCAGTCACGTTTATGCATCTCCTTTGCCTCAAGCCGATTCTGgcggcacgctgctgcaaACAGGCGCCACTGCGTGTACGCGTGAAACATGCCGAGTCGCCCAATGTGAATGTGAGCCTCCACAGCGAGTCTGCGACGTTCCCGATGAACGTcagcacagcgccgccatgtGTGAAAGAGGGGCTTGAGGTGAAGCCTCGCTTGCatctgctgcagtgccacaGCGGCCTGCGCCACTTGTGTCTTTGTCTTCTGGTGacgctcctcttccgctgccTTCGCCGCTTCGGCATCCGCAATCCTTCGCTCCAGCTGTTTACGCACCACATCGAGCTCTTGTTTGGCGTCGTCGTGCACTTGCTGAATTCGTCGCCGAAGGTACTCCTCTATCATGCCTGAAACATGGTCGTTCATGCGAGCGCAAGCGCCGTCAACGCTCTGAGCCACCTCAGCCACGAAGCGCTCATCTGTCTCTGCCTTTACGAGCGGCATTCTGCAGCTCACGATGACGCTCAGGCAGACAAGCGATTGTtgcaaagggaaaaaagtgATTCCTAGTTTTTTGAGAAATCCGCCACTAAAACTTCAGAAAGGTTAAGAAGAAGTCGAAGGACAATATGAGT is from Leishmania panamensis strain MHOM/PA/94/PSC-1 chromosome 35 sequence and encodes:
- a CDS encoding hypothetical protein (TriTrypDB/GeneDB-style sysID: LpmP.35.2740) → MSLADAITLLRGLYGSTNNDHRKDCTLQLMQWEKGLPAADVAQIGIGLLKTSNEGVAVQAYGAVLLRHALHARVLQTTQLPVMDLFSWYCNEPTLGPLLRADLMELLIECVIYSEDAVVDQILGSLCAGIESQPRRMLLLSELIVALVEPDFDRVPRESIGRLKRSVTKQGSQLLSAVTMSLYTYYMASGGEQSTALAPDLGLCVEAAFNMIGILAPQLQFCVWQEHNLAATMEVLLRWVPAQHPVLTCATALLRSYSGSDVNKAAVLRVLLTIVLRKIPALVAEGDIAALDEILNLTLELPKDFVQLEGVLLVQSLMPVFSIPSILFGQEAVQLMERMGEEAFRYVDAVEIYNGLRLLLPKNLCHPTQGKSPEGQELSREQFGFVQLFEEVFADFRRGASKILTQLARMYPERTNQYVLSLLVDLPDPQGTPEDPRTRNHFVRQSSLTFVYWEATQFMMECLSAAFELSSVNVNACVSTLLAHEPSDAVLRPVYLNMLSYFWKVRDGADMNVWEGTINILLKCIGDEGSRCTDDIDVSAARRRAHTLLVQMCVEHSRRFVPRTPSLMKQLEPMLMRANGMERSLLYEALIALTAILPAHESDAYLQTIVNPLVNMLATSPALQSQKIFNHIMCAATPDDKDARGVLQGCLNTIAAVFRRCQMTPYVVEKATQLFPLIGHLLLSIHSMQPSDLPPEYRSILEQEAGERDLFLPGKTRMSDAHLANALRGARAILMNIRVALYQVFGELSPILPAERFGEVITALTTSAQIPTHVTRSLTEKCLLPIGKEHPTLLIYIFQLLHRFFAQRKEQVRQQRVEEARVRNTCDDVVESKQWLYYAKDVINFMRSHVLDSHSWKRDKALLLAAAEVAMSIFESGADNRTAQSFLISIVNLTTDTTVSPEVEAALTEVRVVVYSRLVSYVTQTLDGELPPRERENVAYGISEPYVRLFPSLAPSLTMAGISQEQQELLNAHLLIVGNFAGQRRKVKEFLMNMAKANVEASRKV
- a CDS encoding hypothetical protein (TriTrypDB/GeneDB-style sysID: LpmP.35.2750); translated protein: MSRRVNAEAMGQILEALFLLRSSRLAEASTDGSAPSVSSEYSTQKPSLTSGTAVGCARHLLRDSVLSAIEIESTQPDSSSLLIIKADPSVTAKKSAYSLSSSAAWRPRKEIGTVLEGRDLHRIDLSGTRLSASFNRSDLSEAILIGTYFAHCTFNLCDLRKANLAGAQFYSCTFLSTDASAAAARRAHFSHCVFHRADLSDWDAAGATFFQCSFTLSDLSRWSVDGQTTVVKPTNWGCCRRLDWVMRPGSSVRECRVVGDANATTALSLAPAEKSSCNLPRGHY
- a CDS encoding hypothetical protein (TriTrypDB/GeneDB-style sysID: LpmP.35.2760), producing MPLVKAETDERFVAEVAQSVDGACARMNDHVSGMIEEYLRRRIQQVHDDAKQELDVVRKQLERRIADAEAAKAAEEERHQKTKTQVAQAAVALQQMQARLHLKPLFHTWRRCADVHRERRRLAVEAHIHIGRLGMFHAYTQWRLFAAACRQNRLEAKEMHKRDCREQELLGQIEEYQRQLEVEREKDSRLSEKLKEAFVRGMCALNREAVHVLHGSEENQDEDVEAIAEILSRESNSRHRSVAPVHMDSSIPSNTHAHDVCPVHHVDARGNFYHPCFALGYCEYDRRQASRSPVSSGAPPSASGPFVVCADLQTARSIDSGPLVPFRRLSKSSKTRWRM